The genomic segment GACATAAAGTGACAAAAACCTCTGTAATGAGATCAACAATTCTTTTTAAAGATTAGTCGCCCTTCAGCCTTAAGTCATGAGGAACTTCGACCACGTGGTATTAATTAAGTCAAActtatgttaaacattttactaaattaaaacttttagaGACACAATTAGCCAAATGATCTGATGACAGTAATTAGTTAACTTAATGATTAGGCGTCCTGCTCAGTGAAGATGtgagacaaaagacaaattaagCGGGACTGTAGgtaaaaataatcagaaaagCTTCGGAGACTTTCAGGCTCCATAAGGACACCGCGGGCCGGTGAAAGGTGTCTCCCCCAACCAAAGGCCCCCGCCCCCCTCGGCCGAGGTGATGCTCCGGCTGCTGACGAGCCGGCGATCATTCCGTCTGAATTCGCTCTGATTGGCTGTGCGCCGCTGTTCACGTGAACCCGATGTGGGTTTTGAAGCCACGCGACGAGATAGTGTGAACAGAGAGGAGCTCGCGAGTAGAGCGCGGCTGCAGGTGTTCGAGAGCCACGAGCGGACACGTCACAACCAGCGGTGATGGTTTGCAGTTGAAGCGGAGAACGTCACATGGTCGTCAGCGGCTCCTCCAGGTAACGTGCGCACGCTAATGTCCAGCTGGATTAACGCCGGTAAATCGGGAAGGTGGAGGGAGACAAAGCGGCTTCGACGTGTCTCTGATTAAGGACAAACATGCCTTTTAATTCCTTTTGGTCCTGACTCGCGACCGACGCCGCTCCACTTTTTATTTCACCGTGCGTTTGATGCCTCGATAAGTTCACGGAAAACTGCGGCGTAACGTCGGAGCAGCAAGTGGGCAGTTAAAGGGGAGCAGGACCCGGGAGGACACCAGCTGCTGAGTCGTTAAAACCCCCCAGAGTAAGGGGGTTGGGGCGGCGCTCTTTCAGGTGGTCTCCTCACAAGGTCCGGACTTGGTCTTTGTGGTGGACGGATTCAAAGGCTGCAAAGATATTGGGGGGTAATATCAGGACTGAATGACGGTGGATTTAGTAGATGaggttttaacaaaaaaaagtgagtgAGGGGTCAGGATGCAGCTGCCTTTCTTCATCAGTCATCAGTCACTTGTCATGTGACATCAAAGTGAAGGTTTGATCTAAAGTAATGTCAGAAATGTGTATCACTACATTCCCGCGATATTTGGCATCACGGAAGGAggattcgtttttttttttttatcgtcgATTAATCACCGATTTTATTTTACTCACCTAAAATCGATTGCTAAaaatagtgttttaaaaaaaaggcaaccaaatttaaaaacaacttgcaGATCTGCagaacaaaaatacaacaaccaGCTCCAACTAACCACATGGAAATCAACTCCACAGTACTAATAAATGCTATTCTGTTATGATAGCAAATACAGAATATGGAGtattagaataataaaaaaaaaaaaaactacagtaaacatctacatataatataaatttattattagtatttgGTGTGTAGGTCTCGGCTTCCTTaataaaattgcttttaagcataAATCTAATGTAGGGCTGTGCCACCTCTTTAAGTTTTCCCATGATTTGGAAAGAATCATGTGCTGATATGTGGAAAACACAACAGCTTCCACATCAGAAGAGTTAATTCAGGGGGGAACAGCTTCTTAATCCGTTGTTTGGAAACTGAAATAAGATCTTACTTGTATGTTTTGTGATTGGAACCAGCAAATGGTGTAAATGTGAATTGAATTTGTTTCACCAGCCCAacagaataaaaggaaaagttcAGTGTAGATTTTCCCAGTAAGTTTTTTCAGTGTCTTGAAGTGAATAATACTTGAATTAAATTGTGGTGGTTACTAATATTAACtaatatgacaaaatgttatgctttttatttcttgtgcATATCACCAAACCAACATAATGCGACTTGTGTTCATGGACTCCGAGTTGCTGCTTTGGAGAACAAAATCTTTTTCCtcaagaaaatgtcatttaggATATTAGAGATTAATCTCTGCAGTTGCATCTTTTCTCAGTAAGCATGTGGCATCTGGGCTAAAAGTTCCGTTTATCAGTGGTTACATTTTATGAGGGTTTAAGTTTGGGCTGCGCTGCAGAATGTTTTGCTTGGGGAAATGGTATTTGCAACATGCGGATGAatgttattttcagtttaaacaCGATGGATGGATGAGTTGCTCTGAGTTGTGCTACAAAGGTCCTTTTTAAACTGTGACGTAACTACTTTCCATTGATGTATTATGAGAGCTCAGCTCTCCAGCCAACTTGTGCCAGTGGACAGTCGTGATATTGCAAGCACATTGAGCAGCAGTGGAACATAGCTTATGAATTTAATCAATGTAAAACCAACCCAGACCATTAAATAGGAATTTTATATTTGTCAGAACAATGTAAAGTCAGCCAGGGCCAACGTGGAGAAACCGATGCACAGTGGGCTGCTTCACGTCAAAGCAAACTTGGAATAGTTTTTGGTTTCAGTGCTGCTTAacaattttctcctttttgatTCAAGTTTCTTTATCACCTCGTGATAGTTTCCGTTTGTATGGACCTCGTGCACTTGGAGGACAGTCATGTCTCAGGATGGTTTGCTggatgtgggggtgggggaaCCCATCTGatccctgtttgtttgttgaggAGAGGTAAAATAGAACTTCCTAAAACAGCTGCTGACTGtagttttatattaaaaaaaaggaaacggtGCATTTTCAGAGACATTTTGTCTCCAGTGAGTATTTGTGGCTGCTGGAAGACGTGTTCATGGTGATGAAGGAACATGTGGCCCAGAGCAACAGCCCGGCTTATTGATGTGGTGGCTCTGATGCACAAACGGTGTCTGTTTGAGTCTGCACAGAGGTAATAACTAGACATATTTAGTActtcaggtgtgtttgtgggaaACTTTCTTAGGTCATAAACGGTGCCAAACAAAATGCTGTAGCTACAGTTGTTGGTATCATTTGTTCAAACTCACTAACAGTCATGTCCTCTGCGTTTCTTCTAGTGTCCCTGTGTGTCTGCGTGTTCCCTCACAAACCCACCATGCCGATCGACATGGCTTTACCTCTGTATCTGTCCAAAGAGGAGTTTGTCTTCAGGACGACTCCCAAAACATGCAAACCTGCCCTAAACTCCTGCTTGAGGTTTCAGCACTCGCACTGTGTCAGCCAGGCCGAGCCTGAAGACGGCCGATCCAAAAACACGACGAAGGCCAAAAAGCAGGTGACGTTTGCTGACCACAAAGGGCTGTCTTTAACCTACGTGAAGCTCTTCTCCCAGTTCAGCGATCCCATCGAAGTCCCTGTGAACATCCTGCAGAATCGGAGCTCTGCTCTGTGTCTGACGGCCGAGGAGGACAAACTGGTGCTGGACTTCACTCAGCCCTCCTCAGACTACCTGCACTTCCGTCAGAGCCTGGAGAGGAACTACGTCTGCCTGGAGCACTGTGTGTTGAAGGAGAAGTCGTTAGCAGGGACCGTTAAAGTCAAAAACCTGTCCTTTGAGAAGTCTGTGAAGCTGCGAGTGACCTTTGACACCTGGAGGAGCCACACCGATGTAGACTGCGTCTACATAAAGGACACTTATCCCAGCTCGTACAGTGACACCTTCTCCTTCCAGTTTTCTCTTCCGGAGCAGCTGCAGCCTCATGAGCGCATCGAGTTCGCCGTCTGCTACAAGGTGGGTGGATGCGAGTACTGGGACAGTAACCAGGGCAACAACTACAGCATTGTTTGGTCTTCGATGAAGAGCAGCTATCAGGACGCCGGCAGCCACCGAACAGACTCCTTTCACAGTGGGATTCATTTTGACCGATACGGCAGCCCCACCTGTTCACACGGCCTCTTCCCCGATTGGCCGAGCTACGCCGGCTACGAGAACATCGGCCCTTACTACTGAACGTGGCGTTTATCTCAGGGTGGTTATGATAGAAGAAACCTGTTGCACAGTCACACACCTGCAGTTTTTAGCTAATTATGTTTTATGCAGATGCATCtgatcaaatttattaaaaaatagtgTTTTAGTgcaggtgggggggggggggggctcccCTTAATCCAAGTGCCcttatcatttcattttcaaattgttCAACACTATCCAATAATGCACCACCTTTTGTCAATGTATCAATTCTGGTTATTCTTGTCAGTCCTGTCTCCCAGCAGTGATCCTCCTACAACACTTCTTCTGTTAAATGGGAAACAGGATCATGTCCACTGACATCAgtctttcagtttttaagaCTGACTTGGACAGAAACTCCTGCCACTTTCTCAATTTCTTTTCGgtctttaaaacacacattctaGGATTCAGGGTATCAAAGTAGAGCTGCAGTGTCCAGCTTTGTGTTCTCTAAGGGGTTGATGGAAACCACTGCAGGGTGTTGAAGAAAAAAGCTAGAGAAGAAGAAAATCCCTGAAATCGTTGTTAATCATCGAACGTCACTGGAAAATTAAAGTTGGGATATTGAGGGATGCAAAGCGAACCGTTTCATGAACAATGGATCTGCTGCTGAATATTCACGGAGTGTAAGAATTCCAGAACCACCCTAAAAGCCCAAAACTCAAGTTAATGTGATAGAAAGCAGGCCTGGCAGGAAATATTGGGCCTTTCCTTGATTATCAGATCTTTTGCAGTTGATTTTCCTGTCACTCAACTAAGAGCTCAACattgattacacacacacacacacacacacacacacacacacacacacacacacacacacacacacaccacactgcCTCACCCTGAGGTGGAGGTTAATGTTTGACAGGAGCTCAGTTCAGTTGATTGGTAAACAGTTTATCTCCAGTATCTGTTACACAATCCCTTACAGCTCCACAGCAAACCTCCCAGTTTCCACACCAGCATCCACTTGGGCCAGTTGGGAAGAAAATGTGCAATTCATgttgattttattctttttaaaaagctcaaCTAGAAGATTTAAAGAGTTTCCCCCAGTAGAGGTGGTGCACAGGTGAAAGTTTTGTCCTTTATCATGTTAAGACGTTTCAGCACATACTCTGTTttaagctgctgcagctgtttttttaacagcctgacaccgtgtgtgtgtgtgtgtgtttgcacacagaACCACTGAAGAGAAGCTGCTCATGCCACtgtaatttagatttttcagaTTGTTCCTAGAATGTATTTTTCTGAGTGTTGAGCTCCTACTTTCAGGGATTTAATGTGTATGAATGCATTGTTGTGAAGTGGAATGTAAACGTTGGCAAGTAATTTAAGAAATGCTGGTCAATAAAgtcatatattttaattttgttgtgtcCTTTCATTTACTTGTGTaggtttacaaaaacaaaagtccataTACAGTCACTTCAGTGAGTGTGTAGAGCTGTGCTGTAAAGGCCTTTTCCCATCCAAAGTGAAATCTCAGGTGCTTGCTGTTCTTAATTTTTACTGATCTGTCTACAACTTGTAAACTGTGTATCTAAGGTCCCATAGCTCAAACTGCATGTCAGGACAAAGGGGACACTACAAACTTTAGGCCAAGATGGAAACCACTGAGTCTTAAAACCAGAGAAACCAGATTAGCTTGTCAAAGAGGCTGTAGAGTTCAGGATCAACATCCTGTGAACAGACAAAGATAATTTTGGACCTGTCTGATGGGAAGCGAAGGAAACAGTTTGATACAAAACTTCTACCACTTCGCAAATGTAGAATGCAGAGGGAACAATATGAAGATTGTGTTTCTAGAAAAATTAAATCATATATTCTAAATATTATGTGCACTGATCAGATATTGTAAGTACATCAAGTACTGCATTTCCATTTAGCAGACATTAATCCAAAGTGACTATAGTGCAGATGTACAAGGAGGACAAAACTGTACTACCAACTCATAAGTTCAGGTACTTTGCTGGAgtatttctgtttatgttgtttacAGCTtcagttgttgctttttgcagaGTTCAACTGTTAAACCAGGATGTACTGAACTAACGAACACTGTGGATGAAGTatctgtcagtacataaagtggtaAAATTAGCTCCACAtttatctgctgctgcttctgttcCACACCAAGTCTCAAGTAACACTGATCTTTGTACTTAGGTTTTATTCACCactacaaatgtttgtttaatttgttgtctgtttaactttgtttgcagtttacagcacaaatgataaatatgtgttttaaaaggTCTTATTGTTTCCTCCAACCAATTATGGGGATTAGTGAATAGAAGAACttaatgttgatttttttttcttttttttttttttttacaataaatagtCAGAAATCAAGTTGCTTCTTGGTTCATTAACAAGATctgaacatttcacatttctgcagaaaaagaTTTATGTGGTGGAACAAATCGGGACTTGTACATTCATgtcatcaacagcatcaagttcaacactatttaaatattttgcttttatcagaaactgaaagaaatcaCTTTACAGTACTGCTCATTTGGACTTTAAGTACTATAGAATATATACTCAGTCCTTTGACTCAAGGAAAGAATTTGAAGTGATACTTGTTTTGAGTAAGTAATTGTACTTTCACATAAGTACTTTGTATTTCTATCACCTTTTGGATCCAGTAACGTAATGATGCAAAATGAGTAGAGAggcatttaatgtatttttaggaAGATATCTTTACGTATCCACACATGTTATAAATaatagtatttattatttttggtaaatGGAGGAAAACACCTC from the Channa argus isolate prfri chromosome 18, Channa argus male v1.0, whole genome shotgun sequence genome contains:
- the ppp1r3b gene encoding protein phosphatase 1 regulatory subunit 3B, with product MPIDMALPLYLSKEEFVFRTTPKTCKPALNSCLRFQHSHCVSQAEPEDGRSKNTTKAKKQVTFADHKGLSLTYVKLFSQFSDPIEVPVNILQNRSSALCLTAEEDKLVLDFTQPSSDYLHFRQSLERNYVCLEHCVLKEKSLAGTVKVKNLSFEKSVKLRVTFDTWRSHTDVDCVYIKDTYPSSYSDTFSFQFSLPEQLQPHERIEFAVCYKVGGCEYWDSNQGNNYSIVWSSMKSSYQDAGSHRTDSFHSGIHFDRYGSPTCSHGLFPDWPSYAGYENIGPYY